From Onychostoma macrolepis isolate SWU-2019 chromosome 19, ASM1243209v1, whole genome shotgun sequence, a single genomic window includes:
- the ube2m gene encoding NEDD8-conjugating enzyme Ubc12 yields MIKLFSLKQQKKDEESAGGPRAGAGGKKASAAQLRIQKDINELNLPKTCEIVFPDQDDLLNFKLIISPDEGFYKGGKFVFSFKVGQGYPHDPPKVKCETMVYHPNIDLEGNVCLNILREDWKPVLTINSIIYGLQYLFLEPNPEDPLNKEAAEVLQTNRRLFEQNVQRSLRGGYVGATYFERCLK; encoded by the exons ATGATCAAGCTTTTCTCGCTGAAGCAGCAGAAGAAGGACGAGGAGTCCGCGGGAGGACCGCGAGCCGGAGCCGGCGGGAAGAAGGCGAGCGCGGCCCAGCTGCGGATACAGAAGG ACATCAATGAGCTGAACCTGCCAAAGACGTGTGAGATCGTGTTCCCCGACCAAGACGACCTGCTCAACTTCAAGCTCATCATCTCCCCAGACGAG GGTTTCTATAAAGGTGGGAAATTTGTCTTCAGTTTTAAG GTAGGACAGGGATACCCTCACGACCCTCCTAAAGTAAAATGTGAAACCATGGTCTATCACCCCAACATTGACCTCGAAGGCAACGTCTGTCTAAATATTTTGAG AGAAGACTGGAAGCCAGTGTTGACGATTAACTCCATCATATACGGACTACAGTATCTGTTCCTC GAGCCCAATCCTGAAGACCCCCTGAACAAAGAGGCAGCGGAGGTCCTGCAGACGAACCGGCGGCTCTTCGAGCAGAACGTCCAGCGGTCGCTGCGCGGCGGATACGTGGGCGCCACCTACTTCGAGCGCTGTCTCAAATAG